The following proteins are co-located in the Candidatus Polarisedimenticolia bacterium genome:
- a CDS encoding ATP-binding cassette domain-containing protein: MKRYGEVTALDGVDLEVREGETFGLLGPNGAGKTTTVKVLITLTRPDSGSAEMAGVDILRRSAEARRLFGYVPQELTADRALTGRENLSWFAGMYHLERGVKERRIAELLELVDLGEAADRPVRTYSGGMKKKLDLACGLVHEPRILFLDEPSLGLDVKVRSELWRYVSGLKQRGVTVFLCTNYMDEADRLCDRVAVIDRGRIAVSGTPDELRAALGGDVITLEVPAEAAGSMASLARTLGALSFVKDTLSDGTRLSIYVEANETALPKVLEAAAAGGTRVQRIAYSRPGLEEVFLKATGHRIDEEAPRG, encoded by the coding sequence GTGAAGCGCTACGGCGAGGTGACCGCCCTCGACGGAGTCGATCTCGAAGTGCGCGAGGGAGAGACCTTCGGCTTGCTCGGTCCGAACGGGGCCGGCAAGACCACCACGGTCAAGGTGTTGATTACCCTGACACGGCCCGATTCGGGAAGCGCCGAGATGGCGGGCGTCGACATCCTGCGCCGCAGCGCCGAGGCCCGCCGCCTGTTCGGTTACGTTCCCCAGGAGCTGACCGCGGACCGGGCCCTGACCGGAAGGGAAAATCTGAGCTGGTTCGCCGGCATGTACCATCTCGAGCGCGGCGTGAAAGAGCGGCGCATCGCCGAACTCCTCGAGCTGGTGGATCTGGGCGAGGCCGCCGATCGTCCGGTGCGCACTTATTCGGGCGGCATGAAGAAGAAGCTCGATCTCGCCTGCGGCCTGGTGCACGAGCCGCGCATTCTCTTTCTCGACGAGCCGTCGCTCGGTCTGGACGTCAAGGTACGCTCCGAGTTGTGGCGCTACGTTTCCGGGCTCAAGCAGCGCGGCGTCACCGTGTTCCTGTGTACCAACTACATGGACGAGGCGGACCGGCTGTGCGATCGGGTGGCGGTGATCGACCGGGGACGCATCGCCGTATCGGGGACCCCGGACGAGCTGCGCGCCGCTCTGGGAGGCGATGTGATCACCCTCGAGGTGCCGGCCGAGGCGGCCGGCTCGATGGCGTCTCTGGCGCGCACCCTGGGAGCGCTCTCCTTCGTCAAGGACACCCTCAGCGACGGGACCCGCCTGTCGATTTACGTGGAGGCGAACGAGACGGCGCTTCCCAAGGTCCTGGAGGCGGCGGCCGCGGGCGGCACGCGGGTGCAGCGCATCGCCTACTCGCGCCCCGGTCTGGAGGAGGTCTTCCTTAAGGCCACAGGGCACCGCATCGACGAGGAGGCGCCGCGTGGCTGA
- a CDS encoding helix-turn-helix domain-containing protein, giving the protein MRSFSRQSFAVSYYLKRPELLVPIAAGLQAGCAHRQLARTLGCAPSTVTRLSARLGRHALLLSAHTLKYLEGRLTETVVLDHFETFEFSQDFPFGVATAVGRDSWFLYGVDPAPHPRTGKKSAAQEDRLLRRPSRKLHGGYEASTRRIVELLLRLTPETGSLNLAGDGHPAYDRTAAALSGRVRFQRFPNPRRGPKGTVRTPEMLARDRAMFPVDQLHALLRHSLAHHRRETIAFGRRINALVERLFLAMVWRNFIKWRSERRPDPSTPAMRLHLTENRWTWRRVLARRLFPVREQLPNPWRELYDRDWITPILRSNSRHHLIHAY; this is encoded by the coding sequence ATGCGCAGCTTCTCGAGACAGAGCTTCGCGGTGTCCTATTACCTCAAGCGCCCCGAGCTGCTGGTTCCCATTGCTGCGGGCCTGCAGGCCGGCTGTGCCCACCGGCAGCTGGCGCGCACCCTCGGCTGCGCGCCCTCCACCGTCACGCGGCTGAGTGCGCGGCTCGGGCGTCACGCATTGCTGCTGAGCGCGCACACCCTCAAATATCTCGAGGGCCGCTTGACCGAAACCGTGGTCCTCGATCATTTCGAGACCTTCGAGTTCAGCCAGGATTTCCCTTTCGGGGTCGCAACAGCCGTCGGCCGCGACTCGTGGTTTCTCTACGGCGTCGATCCGGCGCCGCATCCTCGCACCGGGAAGAAATCGGCTGCCCAAGAGGATCGCCTGCTGCGGCGGCCTTCTCGCAAGCTGCACGGTGGATACGAGGCGTCGACCCGACGCATCGTCGAGCTCCTGCTGAGACTGACTCCCGAAACGGGAAGTCTGAATCTGGCGGGCGACGGTCATCCCGCCTACGATCGGACCGCAGCAGCATTGTCGGGTCGAGTCCGGTTCCAGCGTTTTCCCAACCCACGACGCGGCCCGAAGGGGACGGTGCGTACGCCGGAGATGCTTGCCCGCGACCGGGCCATGTTCCCCGTGGACCAGCTGCACGCCCTGCTGCGTCACAGCCTGGCACATCACCGCCGCGAGACCATCGCGTTCGGCCGGCGCATCAATGCATTGGTCGAAAGATTGTTCCTGGCGATGGTTTGGAGAAACTTCATCAAGTGGCGCTCGGAGCGCCGTCCTGATCCCAGCACGCCCGCGATGCGGCTTCACCTCACGGAGAACCGGTGGACCTGGCGGCGGGTGCTCGCGCGCCGCTTGTTTCCCGTACGGGAACAGCTACCGAATCCCTGGCGTGAGCTGTATGATCGGGACTGGATCACGCCCATCTTGCGATCGAATTCTCGCCATCACCTCATTCACGCCTATTGA